The Antedon mediterranea chromosome 7, ecAntMedi1.1, whole genome shotgun sequence genome has a segment encoding these proteins:
- the LOC140054081 gene encoding proto-oncogene tyrosine-protein kinase ROS-like yields MGVKTSVSIPLDWDGADHEAVSYRIQWRYADVGQVMWHNFDVEAITITKIEVTGLDPYVNYRFRVVWIITAINYLNSTESSMIQTEADGVPASPPTIVSLTSLSYSSIDIAWQLPFFSNGPITMYTLTVVPTDGSTDVITAEISPDQLQHTFRNLADSVKYTVTVAARNSVGLGPIASDEVTTLTMPTYGDIPAYLIVGVNNFYLPSGDYKNALTYIDFMSLQSFESAESVHQIEIDQAALNGCAFYFNEQVYFFSDDTGAIHRRAENDSQSTIIYNSPNHPKEMSVDWLNEMLYFIEDQQISRCDLDGGNVEVAVGNLVSTPTEIRVDPANGYLFWSELNSGIYRLQLSSVVTSPDNKELIVANSQIQAFYVSSANMLIYYPDESNGTIYSTNLDGTLKTLINNVRNSRITLQNVTSLVQYGDTIVWVESLRMYTFVGNENSHEVTAFGDAVLDKPGYRGMVVDHPSAQPYPIPLRPEGVQALFTNDTATVSWDALTVTGSWQGWSYRVQAFNGDTVVSSTEVTSSNDEAVLESLSPSTTYDIKVVGFTADGDGPVSMPYTGETLQTAIPEPYLVIGNDQGIQRVGLDGNEQQPITSSPSDIKDIDWYGDLVIWIHSGSSNDEVYWTSTVNSGPTTQINGISIANEIAIDWMGGQIYWADNEQIKRAQWSTSNSSNVVPEVVIEAVVVDMAIDSPNAYIYWISRTLFRPYAVECARLNNELGSRVVIYETEELVDEQIVSLTLDFDGGFVYWLVDTGSLRLYKTALAVNGIEPNPTFVIDVQEAIQTPTLHYYSNRFFWITTNKNIAVASGNGNSMATISSVSADALSVVQRSLHPVPDGFSEQSLVIPNAIPSRSITIHGSNAADFNVEWRHSSEVFDSVDLFYDVTIEIENGETIQKTLSVPSYKIQNLAPYTQLDVTVYAYTYYGVAPSSQATLRSPEAAPSSPQNPRVFVSTINDPMSDTVQYKAEFRWEAPLMSNGVLRGYTIYYGVTDSLNSTLNITDISVTTYTASLNENAVYYFQVDAYTDAGNSAKTNLVTANRSVPVAVPMVLVVGASGLAVIDLDTSDQEDTGLSNILALGYISQRNNMLYYVDGSDKSIKQAEEDGSNPTELLEIGDSLDANNVGFAVDWIAQKIYWTEKENTDSVIYGYDLTIGILATKMQVFVETGTITSLAVNPQGKQLFWSVTTDSGNILKTSDLDGGNVRPLIGQSIRRRRQTPCPSTQSLAVFDPTSQSVFFTSGEDIWTSDTTGQTCNLLVDGSSLSSPNGLPADSISIDSSRLYWSNKTDNFLSSVLKADGSDLQTYQYDADLVVAIDNMIQPYPASECLAPLPYNGSISNTDKSSMTLDIDLSPATWTDTCGNIVTAAVVYNIEYSDGGTAINKDSTDTSVELNGLTPYTDYNIRVAVSNYYSSGTPVHGQTVTYKTTEDVPSEVQNPAAVVLSPVELMLTWDEPATLNGDPLDISYYIEYEYTDNENVHQTVLLPDKIQKTNSTSFTFEVIDLLPSKMYNIKILAYPVYAAPRGNLDSEHSEATVNPNPTTMFMQPGILLDLEATNFSIQASWTSPSDGSVQSHEYQYKTTDMDTWSTGEMVESTSSNTLYKITFGNETHPLDTNTEYEVRVKAYYASGSDYDSDTTTITTAAGLPRAPGKPLVDKDEVTWDEADNNGADITQYILQASVDPNGAWNTVYNASEPLWEISGLTDKMSYRFRVAAVTEIGRGPFSGNSDLYTHDVLQPPDPSTGPDDGSLLIIIIVVAIALLLVIVITSVVIVRRKKKKPQQITVTFNSDTELAALRQYPQNLVKKNNQIYAVTNLENGDEVELPIFPRERLSLITFLGSGAFGEVFEGQAVDILGEGKGMTKVAVKTLRDKSTDQEKEDFLKEAVLMGNFKHPNILALLGVCLDNDPQYIILELMEGGDLLNYIRGARGVAGGPAKLTLLNLVDIVIDVAEGCKYLESMHFVHRDIAARNCLVTTKEYDVSNCSVKIGDFGLARDVYKSDYYRKEGEGLLPVRWMAPEALVDGVFTSFSDVWAFAIVMWEVLTLGQQPYPARSNVEVLQFVTEGGRLDSPDNCPEEIYNLMIKCMHKQTMSRPTFRTIVDRLENFRRKSIAISGADHLGFETSAQMKLNYAKIQMDGDQYLNPITSKQSLCPEPPAFSDINLNEPSSPTDSGMGTLKESTPEEASNEEGGGLKKTRNSLRGSLKKMLPSSNSFRKDKQPLPELSRPPPREFDNSKYSRSPRYGPAPVSRSGSKVSAISGMKPNMDDEVYNAELPPPPSFSGQASAAPPSAEGGVRHPNPFLL; encoded by the exons ATGGGCGTCAAAACCAGTGTAAGCATACCATTAGACTGGGATGGCGCAGATCATGAAGCAGTCTCATATCGTATTCAATGGAGGTATGCTGATGTTGGACAAGTTATGTGGCACAACTTTGATGTGGAG gCCATCACCATCACTAAGATAGAAGTAACAGGCCTTGATCCATATGTAAATTATCGGTTTAGAGTTGTATGGATAATCACCGCAATAAATTACCTGAATTCTACCGAGTCTTCCATGATACAGACAGAGGCAGATGGGG TTCCAGCAAGTCCTCCAACTATTGTGAGCCTTACAAGTCTATCATACAGCAGCATCGACATTGCATGGCAACTACCCTTCTTCAGTAACGGACCAATCACAATGTACACCCTTACAGTGGTGCCAACTGACGGATCTACAGATGTTATTACGGCAGAAATATCTCCTGATCAACTCCAACATACATTCAGAAATCTTGCAGATTCGGTCAAGTACACAGTGACCGTTGCAGCACGAAATAGTGTTGGATTAGGACCAATAGCATCTGACGAAGTCACGACACTTACCATGCCAACTT ATGGAGATATACCAGCCTACCTGATTGTAGGTGTTAATAATTTCTACCTACCATCTGGTGACTATAAGAATGCACTCACATATATTGATTTTATGAGTTTGCAGTCATTCGAATCTGCCGAGAGTGTCCACCAAATAGAGATAGACCAAGCTGCACTTAATG GATGtgcattttatttcaatgaacAAGTGTACTTCTTCAGTGACGACACTGGAGCCATACATAGACGAGCTGAAAACGACTCGCAATCCACAATCATTTACAACAGCCCCAATCATCCCAAGGAAATGTCAGTTGATTGGCTAAATGAAATGCTTTATTTCATCGAAGACCAACAG ATTTCAAGATGTGATTTAGATGGTGGAAATGTGGAAGTTGCTGTCGGAAATTTAGTGTCTACGCCCACAGAAATCAGAGTTGATCCCGCTAATGG ATATTTATTCTGGTCAGAACTAAACAGTGGTATCTATCGACTACAATTATCAAGTGTTGTAACAAGCCCAGATAATAAAGAATTGATTGTTGCAAACTCACAAATTCAAGCGTTCTACGTGTCTAGCGCCAACATGCTAATTTACTACCCAGATGAAAGCAATGGCACTATCTATTCTACAAATCTTGACGGAACTCTTAAAACGTTAATAAACAATGTTAGAAACTCACGAATAACATTACAAAATGTAACCAGCTTGGTTCAGTATGGGGATACAATCGTCTGGGTTGAATCACTCAGAATGTACACATTTGTAGGAAACGAGAATTCACATGAAGTAACTGCCTTTGGAGATGCTGTATTAGACAAGCCTGGATatcgtggtatggttgtagatcACCCCTCGGCACAGCCTTACCCAATACCGTTAAGGCCAGAGGGTGTACAAGCACTGTTTACTAACGATACTGCTACTGTGTCGTGGGATGCTTTAACAG TAACTGGAAGTTGGCAAGGATGGTCTTATCGTGTCCAGGCTTTTAATGGTGATACAGTAGTCTCCAGCACAGAGGTTACATCCAGCAATGATGAAGCTGTTCTTGAAAGTCTTTCTCCTTCTACAACCTATGATATCAAAGTGGTTGGCTTTACAGCTGATGGTGATGGTCCAGTATCAATGCCATACACTGGTGAAACACTTCAAACTG CCATTCCTGAACCATATTTGGTAATAGGAAATGATCAAGGGATTCAGAGGGTTGGTCTGGATGGTAATGAACAACAGCCTATCACATCTTCACCATCAGACATTAaag ATATTGATTGGTATGGAGACTTAGTAATTTGGATACACTCGGGTAGTTCCAACGATGAAGTGTATTGGACAAGTACAGTAAACTCTGGACCAACCACACAGATTAACGGGATATCAATTGCCAATGAAATTGCTATTGACTGGATGGGAGGTCAAATATACTGGGCTGACAATGAGCAG ATCAAAAGAGCTCAATGGTCAACCAGCAACTCTTCCAATGTTGTTCCAGAGGTAGTTATTGAGGCAGTAGTTGTAGACATGGCTATTGACTCCCCAAACGCCTATATTTACTGGATATCTAGGACTCTATTTAGGCCTTATGCCGTGGAGTGTGCTCGTCTGAACAATGAACTAGGAAGCAGGGTTGTAATCTATGAGACGGAGGAATTGGTGGATGAGCAAATCGTAAGCCTAACGTTGGATTTTGATGGGGGGTTTGTTTACTGGCTTGTTGACACAGGGAGCTTAAGACTTTACAAAACTGCCCTTGCTGTCAA TGGAATTGAACCAAACCCAACTTTTGTTATAGATGTACAAGAAGCAATCCA AACACCAACACTGCACTACTACAGTAACAGATTTTTCTGGATAACAACCAATAAGAACATCGCAGTTGCAAGTGGTAATGGTAACAGCATGGCCACGATTTCTTCTGTGTCCGCTGATGCGTTGAGTGTAGTTCAAAGGTCACTCCACCCTGTACCAG aTGGTTTTAGTGAACAGTCTCTTGTAATCCCTAATGCAATTCCAAGTAGGAGCATCACCATACATGGTAGCAATGCGGCTGACTTTAACGTGGAGTGGCGCCACAGCTCTGAGGTTTTTGACAGTGTTGATCTGTTTTACGATGTTACTATTGAAATAGAAAATGGAGAGACGATACAA AAAACACTCTCGGTTCCTTCGTACAAGATACAAAATTTGGCACCTTACACTCAGCTAGATGTTACAGTATATGCATACACTTACTATGGTGTGGCGCCCTCTTCTCAAGCTACACTTAGATCGCCGGAAGCAG CACCGTCCAGTCCACAAAATCCCAGAGTTTTTGTATCCACAATTAATGACCCAATGTCTGATACCGTTCAGTACAAAGCCGAGTTCAGATGGGAGGCTCCCTTGATGTCCAACGGTGTCCTCCGAGGCTACACTATTTACTATGGAGTAACAGATTCTTTAAATTCTACCTTGAATATCACTGATATATCAGTGACCACATATACAGCTAGTCTTAACGAAAATGctgtttattattttcaa GTGGATGCATACACAGATGCTGGTAACAGTGCTAAGACAAACCTTGTAACAGCCAATAGAAGTG ttCCAGTTGCAGTTCCCATGGTGCTTGTTGTTGGTGCTTCCGGTCTTGCGGTCATCGACCTAGATACCAGTGACCAAGAGGATACCGGACTAAGCAACATCCTAGCCCTTGGCTACATATCTCAGCGGAACAACATGTTGTATTATGTTGATGGGTCAGATAAATCTATCAAGCAAGCTGAGGAAGATGGAAGCAACCCAACAGAG cTCCTTGAGATTGGTGACAGTCTTGATGCAAATAATGTTGGTTTTGCTGTCGATTGGATTGCACAGAAGATCTATTggacagaaaaagaaaatacagaCAGTGTCATTTATGGTTATGACCTGACAATTGGAATCTTAGCCACAAAGATGCAGGTTTTTGTGGAAACAGGGACCATCACTAGCCTGGCGGTCAATCCTCAGGGCAA GCAGTTGTTTTGGAGCGTCACAACTGATAGTGGAAACATTCTGAAAACCTCTGATCTTGATGGTGGAAATGTTCGACCATTGATAGGCCAAAGCATACGGCGACGTCGACAAACCCCCTGTCCGTCCACACAGTCGCTAGCAGTATTTGACCCAACCAGTCAATCTGTGTTTTTTACAAGTGGTGAAGATATTTGGACTTCTGACACCACAGGACAAACATGCAACCTGTTGGTCGATGGGAGCAGTTTGTCTTCTCCAAATG GCTTGCCAGCAGATTCTATATCAATTGACTCATCACGTCTCTACTGGAGTAATAAAACTGACAACTTTCTCTCAAGTGTTCTCAAAGCAGATGGCAGTGATCTTCAGACCTACCAATATGATGCTGATTTAGTGGTTGCCATTGACAACATGATACAACCATACCCAG CATCAGAATGTTTGGCGCCTTTACCGTATAATGGGTCAATATCGAATACAGACAAATCAAGTATGACCCTTGACATTGACCTTTCACCTGCCACATGGACTGATACATGTGGTAATATCGTAACAGCAGCAGTTGTCTACAACATTGAATACTCTGATGGAGGAACTGCTATAAATAAG gACTCCACAGATACATCTGTTGAGTTAAATGGTCTGACACCATATACAGATTATAATATACGGGTGGCTGttagtaattattattcaaGTGGTACACCTGTTCATGGCCAGACTGTCACATATAAAACAACAGAAGATG TTCCTTCTGAAGTACAGAATCCTGCCGCAGTTGTTCTTTCACCTGTAGAACTCATGCTAACATGGGATGAACCAGCAACACTTAACGGTGACCCCTTGGACATCTCCTACTACATTGAGTATGAATACACTGATAATGAGAACGTCCATCAGACTGTGCTGTTACCAGATAAGATTCAGAAGACAAATTCAACAAGTTTTACATTTGAAGTCATTGATCTTCTACCCTCCAAGATGTATAATATCAAG ATATTAGCATATCCTGTTTACGCCGCACCCCGTGGCAACCTAGACTCTGAACATAGTGAGGCTACAGTAAACCCCAATCCAACTACCATGTTTATGCAGCCAGGTATATTGCTGGATCTGGAGGCTACTAACTTCTCAATTCAGGCTAGCTGGACTTCTCCAAGCGATGGCAGTGTTCAGAGCCATGAATATCAGTATAAAACAACAGAT ATGGATACGTGGTCAACAGGAGAAATGGTGGAATCAACATCATCAAACACACTATATAAGATAACATTTGGGAATGAGACACACCCTCTGGATACCAACACTGAATATGAAGTCCGTGTAAAAGCATACTATGCTAGTGGAAGTGACTATGATTCAGATACTACCACAATCACCACAGCAG CTGGACTTCCTAGAGCTCCGGGTAAACCATTGGTAGATAAGGACGAGGTGACTTGGGATGAAGCAGACAACAATGGGGCTGACATAACACAGTACATTTTGCAAGCAAG TGTTGACCCGAATGGAGCATGGAACACAGTGTACAATGCGTCTGAACCATTGTGGGAAATAAGCGGACTAACCGATAAAATGTCCTACCGATTTAGAGTAGCTGCAGTCACGGAAATCGGCCGAGGACCCTTTAGTGGGAATAGCGACCTCTATACGCACGATGTATTACAACCTCCAG ATCCATCAACTGGTCCAGATGACGGCAGTCTTCTCATAATCATCATCGTAGTCGCTATTGCATTGCTGTTGGTCATTGTAATTACAAGTGTTGTTATAG taagaagaaagaaaaagaagccTCAACAGATAACGGTGACGTTTAACTCGGACACAGAACTAGCGGCATTACGTCAATATCCACAGAATCTTGTCAAGAAAAACAATCAAATATACGCTGTTAC gAATTTGGAAAATGGAGATGAGGTCGAATTACCGATATTCCCACGGGAACGTCTCAGTCTGATCACGTTTCTGGGAAGTGGTGCGTTTGGGGAGGTGTTTGAGGGCCAGGCTGTTGATATCCTTGGAGAAGGCAAGGGCATGACTAAAGTTGCTGTTAAG acaTTACGAGACAAATCGACTGATCAAGAAAAAGAGGATTTTTTAAAAGAAGCTGTTTTAATGGG tAACTTCAAACATCCTAATATCCTGGCGCTACTGGGAGTATGTCTGGACAATGATCCCCAGTACATCATTTTGGAGTTGATGGAAGGAGGAGATCTTCTGAACTATATCAGAGGTGCACGAGGTGTTGCTGGTGGTCCTGCCAAACTGACATTGCTTAATCTGGTAGATATTGTCATTGATGTTGCCGAGGGCTGCAAGTATTTGGAATCAATGCATTTTGTACACAG GGATATAGCTGCTAGAAATTGTTTAGTTACCACCAAGGAATACGACGTTTCCAACTGTTCTGTTAAAATCGGTGACTTTGGTTTGGCCCGAGACGTCTACAAAAGTGACTATTATCGCAAGGAAGGAGAAGGCTTGCTTCCAGTCCGCTGGATGGCACCAGAAGCGCTCGTGGATGGTGTATTTACAAGTTTTTCAGACGTATG GGCATTTGCAATTGTTATGTGGGAAGTCTTAACCTTAGGTCAACAGCCATACCCAGCCAGGTCAAATGTAGAAGTTTTGCAGTTTGTGACTGAAGGAGGACGTTTAGATAGCCCAGACAATTGCCCAGAAGAAAT ATACAATTTAATGATAAAGTGTATGCACAAGCAGACCATGTCCAGGCCAACTTTCCGTACAATAGTTGATAGACTTGAAAACTTCCGACGAAAATCTATAGCAATTTCAGGAGCAGACCATCTAGGCTTTGAAA CTTCAGctcaaatgaaattaaattatgcCAAAATTCAGATGGATGGAGATCAGTATCTTAATCCAATCACCAGTAAGCAATCTCTTTGTCCAGAACCACCAGCGTTTTCTGACATCAATCTCAATGAACCGTCCAGTCCAACAGATTCAGGGATGGGAACTCTAAAAGAGAGCACACCAGAAGAAGCAAGCAACGAAGAAGGAGGAGGTTTGAAGAAAACACGTAACAGCTTACGAGGCAGCCTCAAAAAAATGCTTCCAAGTTCTAACAGTTTTAGGAAAGACAAACAACCGCTACCAGAATTGTCAAGACCTCCCCCACGAGAATTTGATAACAGTAAATATTCCAGAAGTCCACGGTATGGTCCTGCGCCTGTTAGCCGATCTGGGAGTAAAGTCTCCGCAATATCGGGAATGAAACCAAACATGGATGATGAGGTATACAACGCAGAGTTGCCACCACCTCCTTCGTTTTCAGGACAAGCCAGTGCAGCGCCACCAAGTGCGGAAGGTGGTGTTAGACATCCGAACCCATTCCTACTGTAG